From Zea mays cultivar B73 chromosome 3, Zm-B73-REFERENCE-NAM-5.0, whole genome shotgun sequence:
TTTAGGGTTTTTTTAAAGTCGCTCTAAGTACTAATCTATCTCCTACCCTAGCGACATCTGAATCTGAATTCCGATGAGAATgtcctcccgcatttcacaggcCCAATGCCTAGCCCAGCTTACTTCCTACTACGTCTTATGGAAATGGGCCGACTTCAACCTGTAACGAAGAGAGGGACCCGTGCGGCCCAGGTCCGCCTCTCCCTATATACCAACTCGCCACAAATGTAGGGTTTTCTGTCCGCGCCACCGCTCCTCGACCCCCGCCCAACACTCCCAGCCGTCACGCCGTCGCCGCCGCGAGTCCTTCATTCACCATGGTGAGCGCCTCTCATCGATTCCATTACCTCGTCTGTTGGTTCATTACCAATGCTTCTTCTAACGTGATTTCCATCCCTTCCTCCGTTCGCAGATCATCTCCAAGAAGAACCGCCGCGAGATCTGCAAGTACATCTTCCATGGTGAGCTCCTTCTCCTCCCTCTTCGCCCGTCCCCCTAGGCGCGCCCAATATAAGATTATTTCATTAGATTTAGATACCAattcagacattacaagcattagCAATATTCGGATCGTGTACGACCCAAGCCCGTCCTTGTCTTAGATTGAGAACCGTTCAACTTTATGTTGCAGAGGGGGTTCTATATGCCAAGAAGGACTACAACCTGGCCAAGCACCCCAAGCTTGACGTGCCCAACCTGGAGGTGATTAAGCTCATGCAGAGCTTCAAGTCCAAGGAGTATGTCAGGGAGACCTTCTCCTGGCAGTACTACTACTGGTACCTCACCAACGATGGCATTGAGCACCTCCGCAGCTTCCTCAACCTGCCGTCAGAGGTTGTGCCCAACACCCTCAAGAAGTCCTCCAAGCCCCCGTCCCGTCCCTTTGGCTCTGGCCCACCGG
This genomic window contains:
- the LOC100286375 gene encoding 40S ribosomal protein S10 codes for the protein MIISKKNRREICKYIFHEGVLYAKKDYNLAKHPKLDVPNLEVIKLMQSFKSKEYVRETFSWQYYYWYLTNDGIEHLRSFLNLPSEVVPNTLKKSSKPPSRPFGSGPPGDRPRGPPRFGEDRPRFGDRDGYRGGPRGAMGDFGGEKGSAPADFQPSFRGSRPGFGRGGGSAFGASGSSME